The following are encoded together in the Pseudidiomarina andamanensis genome:
- the tadA gene encoding tRNA adenosine(34) deaminase TadA has protein sequence MNHEFYMQRALELAAIAAEQYDEVPVGAVLVLNDEIIGEGFNQVITLNDPSAHAEAQAIRAAGKHLGNYRLVDTTLYVTLEPCAMCAGLMTHARVKTLVFGASDPRTGAAGTAIEVINHPSMNHKIEVISGVLADECGDILRQFFRKRR, from the coding sequence ATGAATCACGAGTTTTACATGCAGCGAGCTCTCGAGCTTGCCGCAATTGCCGCTGAGCAATACGATGAAGTGCCCGTTGGCGCTGTGTTGGTGTTAAATGATGAGATTATTGGTGAGGGCTTTAATCAGGTGATTACGCTCAATGATCCATCGGCTCATGCCGAAGCGCAGGCTATTCGCGCTGCAGGCAAGCACTTAGGCAATTATCGCTTAGTCGATACCACGCTTTATGTCACTTTAGAACCATGCGCAATGTGCGCGGGGCTAATGACCCATGCACGGGTGAAAACGTTAGTCTTTGGTGCAAGTGACCCACGTACCGGCGCTGCTGGAACCGCTATCGAGGTCATCAATCACCCAAGTATGAATCACAAAATTGAAGTGATTAGTGGTGTATTGGCTGACGAATGCGGGGATATTTTGCGGCAGTTTTTTCGAAAACGCCGATAA
- the purL gene encoding phosphoribosylformylglycinamidine synthase yields MEIVRGAPALSEFRTEKLLQRLQNADLPVSEVYAEFMHFVDVEQTLDDEATTVLTKLLTYGPALAAHIPEGQLLVVVPRQGTISPWSSKATDIAHNCGLTQIHRIERGIAYYLSGDLTEAQLQQAAALIHDRMTEMVLRDLDDATVLFHEAEPAEVTSIDILQGGREALQRANIDMGLALADDEIDYLFENFSALKRNPNDIELYMFAQANSEHCRHKIFNADWTIDGQEQLKSLFKMIKNTFEVTPENVLSAYKDNAAVMVGSEAGRFYPYPAGTSAAGEYSYFHEPVHILMKVETHNHPTAISPYPGAATGSGGEIRDEGATGRGSKPKAGLVGFSVSNLRIPGFEQPWEEDFGKPDRIVTALDIMLEGPLGGAAFNNEFGRPALTGYFRTYEEKVNSHNGEEIRGYHKPIMIAGGMGNIREQHVEKGEIPVGAKLVVLGGPAMNIGLGGGAASSMTSGTSSEDLDFASVQRDNPEMERRCQEVIDRCWQLGDKNPIAFIHDVGAGGLSNAMPELVSDGGRGGNFELRKVPNDEPGMSPLEIWCNESQERYVMAIAPDRMDVFEEICKRERAPFAVIGEATEAEHLTLTDEHFGNKPIDLPLNVLLGKPPKMHRDVASKQAQGESIAREGIKLNEAAKRLLRLPAIAEKTFLITIGDRTVTGLVARDQMVGPWQIPVADVAVTAASYDTYAGEAMAMGERTPLALLNYAASARMAVGESLTNIAAADIGDLKFVKLSANWMAAAGHPGEDAGLYEAVKAVGEELCPALGITIPVGKDSMSMKTQWQDHDGSKAVTAPLSLVITAFGRVRDVRRTLTPQLRMDKGDSKLVLIDLGRGKNRLGGSALAQVYRQLGDVTPDVDSAETLKGFFDATQQLVHDKKLMAYHDRSDGGLFTTVAEMAFAGHCGVEVALDNLGDDDLAALFSEELGAVVQVSVEDLEQVMAVYAEHGLEDCVHVIGRPVREDVVRFNRNGEEVLAHLRSHYRAIWAETTHQMQRLRDNPACADEEFDAKQNLNDPGLFADLSFDVSEDVAAPYINTGRDPMVAILREQGVNSHVEMAAAFDRAGFAAIDVHMSDILSGRVSLEKFNGLVACGGFSYGDVLGAGEGWAKSILFNSRARDEFAAFFERNKTFALGVCNGCQMLSNLKELIPGAEAWPHFVTNRSERFEARFSLVEVQKNNSLFFEGMAGSRMPIAVSHGEGRAEFKGNDLATVNAEGLVTMRYINNKGDVAATYPANPNGSPEGITGLTTKDGRVSIMMPHPERVFRTVANSWHPDEWGEDSPWMRMFRNARVYLG; encoded by the coding sequence GTGGAAATAGTACGCGGTGCCCCCGCTTTGTCTGAATTTCGAACTGAGAAATTATTGCAGCGCCTGCAAAATGCTGACCTACCGGTATCAGAAGTCTATGCCGAATTTATGCATTTCGTTGATGTAGAACAGACGCTCGACGATGAGGCGACGACAGTTCTCACTAAATTATTGACCTATGGACCAGCATTAGCTGCGCACATTCCAGAAGGGCAGCTCTTGGTTGTGGTACCGCGTCAAGGCACTATTTCGCCGTGGTCATCCAAAGCAACAGACATTGCGCACAATTGTGGATTAACGCAAATTCACCGCATTGAGCGCGGCATTGCCTATTATTTGTCGGGTGATTTAACCGAGGCGCAATTGCAGCAAGCCGCTGCCTTAATTCATGATCGCATGACTGAAATGGTGCTGCGTGATCTTGATGATGCGACGGTATTGTTCCACGAAGCGGAACCAGCAGAAGTGACAAGCATTGATATTTTGCAGGGCGGTCGCGAGGCATTGCAACGCGCAAATATCGACATGGGATTAGCGCTTGCGGATGACGAAATTGATTATCTGTTTGAAAACTTCAGTGCACTGAAGCGTAATCCAAATGACATTGAACTGTACATGTTTGCGCAAGCCAACTCAGAACACTGTCGCCATAAAATCTTTAACGCAGACTGGACCATTGATGGTCAGGAACAACTGAAATCGTTGTTTAAGATGATCAAAAACACCTTTGAGGTCACGCCAGAAAATGTTCTTTCTGCTTACAAAGATAACGCGGCGGTAATGGTAGGGTCTGAGGCAGGGCGTTTCTATCCATATCCAGCAGGAACCAGTGCTGCAGGCGAATATAGTTATTTCCACGAGCCAGTTCATATCTTGATGAAGGTTGAAACCCACAACCATCCAACGGCTATTTCACCGTATCCAGGGGCCGCAACAGGTTCAGGTGGCGAGATTCGTGACGAAGGCGCCACAGGTCGTGGTTCGAAGCCAAAAGCCGGCTTGGTTGGTTTTAGCGTTTCAAACTTACGAATTCCGGGCTTTGAGCAGCCTTGGGAAGAAGATTTCGGTAAGCCAGACCGCATTGTGACGGCGCTCGATATTATGCTTGAAGGCCCTCTGGGTGGCGCGGCGTTTAATAACGAGTTCGGTCGTCCGGCACTTACCGGTTACTTCCGTACCTACGAAGAGAAAGTGAACAGCCATAATGGCGAAGAAATTCGCGGTTATCACAAACCAATCATGATTGCTGGCGGAATGGGTAACATTCGCGAGCAGCACGTTGAGAAAGGCGAGATTCCAGTTGGCGCGAAACTCGTTGTGCTCGGTGGCCCAGCCATGAACATTGGCTTGGGTGGCGGTGCGGCATCCTCAATGACCTCGGGTACTTCGAGTGAAGATCTTGATTTTGCTTCGGTACAACGTGACAACCCAGAAATGGAACGTCGCTGCCAAGAAGTGATTGATCGTTGCTGGCAACTTGGTGACAAGAATCCAATTGCGTTTATTCACGATGTGGGCGCAGGCGGTTTGTCGAACGCAATGCCGGAACTCGTGAGTGACGGCGGTCGCGGCGGTAACTTCGAGCTTCGTAAAGTGCCAAATGATGAGCCGGGCATGTCGCCGTTAGAAATTTGGTGTAACGAATCGCAAGAACGTTATGTGATGGCAATCGCGCCTGATCGCATGGACGTGTTTGAAGAGATATGTAAGCGTGAGCGCGCGCCGTTTGCTGTGATTGGTGAAGCGACAGAAGCTGAGCATTTAACGCTAACCGATGAGCACTTTGGTAATAAACCCATTGATTTACCGCTGAATGTTTTACTTGGTAAACCACCGAAAATGCACCGCGATGTTGCTTCAAAGCAAGCGCAAGGCGAGAGTATTGCGCGTGAAGGCATCAAGCTGAATGAAGCTGCGAAACGCTTATTACGTTTACCTGCAATTGCTGAAAAAACCTTCTTGATTACTATTGGTGACCGTACGGTAACTGGCTTAGTTGCCCGTGATCAAATGGTTGGCCCGTGGCAAATTCCGGTTGCCGATGTTGCGGTAACTGCGGCGAGTTACGACACCTATGCGGGTGAAGCGATGGCGATGGGTGAACGTACCCCATTGGCATTGTTGAACTATGCCGCGTCTGCACGCATGGCAGTGGGTGAGTCGCTCACCAATATTGCTGCAGCAGATATTGGTGATTTGAAATTCGTCAAATTGTCAGCAAACTGGATGGCCGCAGCTGGTCACCCGGGCGAAGATGCGGGTCTATATGAAGCCGTGAAAGCCGTTGGTGAAGAGCTGTGTCCGGCGCTCGGTATTACGATTCCAGTGGGTAAAGACTCCATGTCGATGAAAACCCAATGGCAAGACCACGACGGCTCGAAAGCAGTTACTGCGCCATTGAGCCTAGTGATCACCGCGTTCGGTCGAGTTCGCGATGTGCGTCGTACCCTGACGCCACAACTACGCATGGATAAAGGCGATAGCAAGCTCGTGTTAATTGACTTGGGTCGCGGCAAAAATCGCCTTGGTGGTTCTGCGCTAGCACAAGTTTATCGGCAGCTTGGTGATGTCACACCTGACGTTGATAGCGCCGAAACATTAAAAGGTTTCTTCGATGCAACGCAGCAACTGGTTCACGACAAGAAGTTGATGGCGTATCACGATCGCTCTGATGGCGGCTTGTTTACAACGGTTGCTGAAATGGCTTTTGCTGGCCATTGTGGTGTTGAAGTTGCGCTTGATAACTTAGGCGACGACGACTTAGCGGCACTATTTAGCGAAGAGCTCGGTGCAGTGGTACAAGTGAGTGTCGAAGATCTTGAGCAGGTGATGGCCGTGTACGCGGAACATGGTTTGGAAGACTGTGTACATGTTATCGGTCGTCCGGTGCGCGAAGATGTCGTGCGCTTTAACCGTAACGGCGAAGAGGTGCTAGCCCATCTGCGTAGCCACTATCGTGCGATCTGGGCCGAAACAACGCATCAAATGCAGCGTTTGCGTGATAACCCAGCATGCGCTGACGAAGAATTTGACGCGAAACAAAACTTAAATGACCCAGGCTTATTCGCTGACTTAAGCTTTGATGTGAGCGAAGATGTTGCTGCGCCATATATCAACACGGGGCGTGACCCAATGGTTGCGATTTTGCGCGAGCAGGGTGTGAACTCGCATGTGGAAATGGCAGCAGCGTTTGATCGCGCCGGCTTCGCAGCCATTGACGTGCACATGAGTGATATTCTCAGTGGTCGTGTTAGCCTCGAGAAATTCAACGGCCTTGTGGCTTGCGGTGGTTTCTCTTACGGTGACGTTTTAGGCGCTGGTGAAGGTTGGGCGAAGTCAATCTTGTTCAACAGCCGTGCGCGTGATGAGTTTGCGGCATTCTTTGAGCGCAACAAAACATTTGCACTCGGTGTGTGTAACGGCTGTCAAATGCTATCAAACCTGAAAGAACTGATTCCTGGTGCAGAAGCATGGCCACACTTTGTTACCAACCGTTCGGAGCGTTTTGAAGCACGCTTCAGTTTGGTTGAGGTACAAAAGAACAACTCGTTGTTCTTTGAAGGCATGGCTGGCTCGCGTATGCCAATCGCGGTGTCACATGGTGAAGGCCGTGCCGAGTTCAAAGGCAATGACTTAGCTACCGTGAACGCCGAAGGCTTGGTAACCATGCGTTACATCAACAATAAAGGTGATGTTGCAGCAACCTATCCGGCGAACCCGAACGGCTCACCTGAAGGCATCACGGGACTAACCACGAAAGATGGTCGTGTATCGATTATGATGCCGCACCCTGAGCGTGTATTCCGTACCGTTGCCAACAGCTGGCACCCGGATGAGTGGGGCGAAGACAGCCCATGGATGCGTATGTTCCGCAACGCACGCGTTTACTTAGGTTAG
- a CDS encoding TonB-dependent receptor has protein sequence MFNCKQTRIAAAVAIAMGFSASAFAQDTASALRGVITSNTGNTLANAEVVITDTRTGASRTLTTNETGTFSARGLAVGGPYVITVTDPATGATKEQEVYLTLGETANVNLMVESNVERIAVTGTSMLNNNYGGTGPASNFSLRDLEEAPAINRDIKDIVRIDPRIYIDETYGDGIQCGGANPRFNSLTVDGVRMNDNFGLNSNGYPTERMPFAYDAIEQVAVELAPFDVKYGGFTACNINAVTKSGQNEVKGSVFFDYTNQDMRGDKIEDTELDQGQFSEKRYGFSVGGPILEDQLFFFAAYEKYEGAVKFDNGAGDDPTAGNPIYGVSTAQIQEIAQIAREVYGYEVGDPIASAPVEDEKLLLKLDWQINDAHRAAFTYNWNDGGNIRQSDSWAYEFSNHYYDRGTELNAYVAEFYSNWTDNFSTEIRAGYQKVDNRQVTLGPKDFGEVQIETRFDHDNDGIEDSATVFLGADDSRQANKLYYDTRYLKLAGNYFMGDHVITAGFEREELDVYNLFVQHSRGGEYRIYIPRDSNDPNAAIDLFRQGIVDRVYYGSAAGTNNPEDAAGAFQYEINTLYVQDEYYMYEQDLTLTYGLRYDWYTSDDLPRENQNFIDLYGYSNATNFDGEGLLQPRVGFNWKPSLELEVRGGFGLYSGGNPNVWIANNYQNDGITQIQLQERGVDLNAVDLSGEGRPFYDVPQSMYDAVANASGNSPVNSFDPNFQIPSEWKYALGATYTFENQMVLMGDILYTKRKDSAAIIDLAFEQVGVASDGRPVYSNPNGREGDYQLTNADDAGSQLNLSLALSHAYDFGLDWSVAYAYTDSEESQAMSSSVAGSNFSQTATSDMNYYVSAPANYEIPHRFTLRVNYGVEFFDGLETRFSLFGQANKGRPYSFGLDGRDLFGDTANRQLLYVPTGADDSKVIFGPDFDTDAFFAYVQESGLDKYAGGIAPRNSFYSSWWNKFDLKVTQELPGFADGHKANMFFVIENIGNLLNSDWGVLYQAGFPQIEQIVEASLDDEYNVVYERFNQPNPQQRETGPSLWEMRLGINYKF, from the coding sequence ATGTTTAACTGCAAACAAACACGTATCGCAGCAGCTGTTGCTATCGCAATGGGCTTTTCAGCCTCTGCGTTTGCACAAGACACTGCCTCTGCATTGCGTGGTGTTATTACTTCAAATACTGGCAATACCCTTGCTAATGCTGAAGTAGTAATTACCGATACGCGTACTGGCGCATCGCGTACTTTGACAACTAACGAGACAGGTACTTTCTCTGCTCGTGGTTTGGCTGTTGGCGGTCCATACGTTATCACGGTAACTGACCCAGCAACTGGCGCGACCAAAGAACAAGAAGTTTACTTAACCTTGGGTGAAACGGCGAACGTTAACCTGATGGTTGAAAGCAATGTTGAGCGTATCGCTGTAACTGGTACTTCAATGTTGAACAATAACTACGGCGGCACTGGTCCTGCAAGTAACTTCAGCTTGCGTGACCTTGAAGAAGCGCCTGCTATCAACCGTGACATCAAAGACATCGTGCGTATTGACCCACGTATCTACATCGATGAAACTTATGGTGATGGTATTCAGTGTGGTGGTGCAAACCCACGTTTCAACAGCTTGACTGTTGACGGTGTTCGCATGAACGACAACTTCGGTTTGAACTCAAATGGTTACCCAACAGAGCGTATGCCATTTGCGTATGATGCAATTGAGCAGGTTGCTGTTGAATTAGCACCTTTTGATGTGAAATACGGTGGCTTCACCGCATGTAACATCAACGCGGTAACTAAATCAGGTCAAAACGAAGTTAAAGGTAGCGTGTTCTTTGATTACACCAACCAAGATATGCGTGGTGACAAAATTGAAGATACTGAACTTGATCAAGGTCAATTCAGCGAAAAACGTTACGGCTTCAGCGTTGGTGGCCCAATCTTAGAAGATCAGTTGTTCTTCTTCGCTGCCTACGAAAAATATGAAGGCGCAGTGAAGTTTGATAACGGCGCTGGTGATGACCCAACTGCTGGTAACCCAATCTATGGTGTGTCTACCGCACAAATTCAAGAAATCGCGCAAATCGCACGTGAAGTATATGGCTACGAAGTAGGCGATCCAATCGCTTCAGCACCAGTAGAAGACGAGAAATTGTTGCTGAAATTAGACTGGCAAATCAACGATGCTCACCGTGCTGCGTTCACTTATAACTGGAACGACGGTGGTAACATTCGTCAATCAGATTCATGGGCATACGAATTCTCTAACCACTACTATGACCGTGGTACTGAGTTAAACGCTTATGTTGCTGAATTCTACTCAAACTGGACCGACAACTTCTCAACTGAAATTCGTGCTGGCTACCAGAAAGTTGATAACCGTCAGGTAACTTTGGGTCCTAAAGATTTCGGTGAAGTTCAAATCGAAACTCGTTTTGACCACGACAACGACGGTATCGAAGACAGCGCAACTGTATTCTTAGGTGCTGATGACTCGCGTCAAGCGAACAAGCTTTACTACGATACGCGCTACCTCAAACTAGCTGGTAACTACTTCATGGGCGACCACGTTATTACCGCTGGTTTCGAGCGTGAAGAGTTAGACGTTTACAACTTATTCGTACAGCACTCACGTGGTGGTGAATACCGTATCTATATTCCACGTGATAGCAATGATCCAAACGCAGCAATCGATTTGTTCCGTCAAGGTATTGTTGACCGAGTCTACTACGGTAGCGCTGCTGGCACCAACAACCCTGAAGATGCAGCGGGTGCGTTCCAGTACGAAATCAATACCCTGTATGTACAAGACGAATACTACATGTACGAGCAAGACTTGACGTTGACTTACGGTCTTCGTTACGACTGGTATACCAGCGATGACTTGCCACGTGAAAACCAAAACTTCATCGATTTATATGGTTACAGCAACGCAACCAACTTCGATGGCGAAGGTTTATTACAACCACGTGTCGGTTTCAACTGGAAGCCATCTCTTGAGTTAGAAGTACGTGGTGGTTTCGGTCTTTACTCTGGTGGTAACCCGAACGTTTGGATTGCGAACAACTATCAAAATGATGGTATCACGCAAATCCAATTACAAGAACGTGGCGTTGATTTGAACGCTGTCGACTTATCAGGTGAAGGTCGTCCATTCTACGACGTACCACAATCAATGTACGATGCGGTTGCGAATGCTAGCGGCAACAGCCCAGTAAACTCGTTTGACCCGAATTTCCAAATTCCAAGCGAATGGAAATATGCATTGGGCGCAACTTATACCTTCGAAAACCAAATGGTATTGATGGGTGACATTCTTTACACCAAGCGTAAAGATTCAGCTGCAATCATTGATTTGGCATTCGAACAAGTTGGCGTAGCATCTGACGGTCGTCCGGTTTATTCAAACCCAAACGGTCGTGAAGGCGATTATCAGTTAACTAACGCAGATGATGCTGGTAGCCAGTTGAACTTGTCACTTGCATTGAGCCATGCTTATGACTTCGGTCTTGATTGGTCGGTAGCTTACGCTTACACCGATTCAGAAGAGAGCCAAGCAATGAGCTCTTCAGTAGCTGGTTCGAACTTCTCGCAAACCGCTACTTCTGACATGAACTACTATGTTTCTGCTCCAGCGAACTACGAAATTCCACATCGTTTCACTTTACGTGTTAACTATGGTGTTGAGTTCTTCGACGGTTTAGAAACTCGCTTCAGCTTGTTCGGTCAAGCGAACAAAGGTCGTCCATATAGCTTCGGTTTAGACGGTCGTGACTTGTTCGGTGACACTGCTAACCGTCAATTGTTGTACGTACCTACTGGTGCTGACGACAGCAAAGTTATCTTTGGCCCAGACTTCGATACAGATGCATTCTTCGCATATGTTCAAGAAAGCGGCTTAGATAAGTACGCTGGTGGCATTGCTCCACGTAACAGCTTCTACAGCAGCTGGTGGAACAAGTTTGACTTGAAAGTAACTCAAGAACTTCCAGGGTTTGCTGATGGTCACAAAGCTAACATGTTCTTCGTAATCGAGAACATCGGTAACTTGTTGAACAGCGACTGGGGTGTGTTATATCAAGCAGGCTTCCCACAAATCGAACAGATTGTAGAAGCATCTCTTGATGACGAATACAACGTGGTATACGAGCGCTTTAACCAGCCTAACCCACAACAACGTGAAACTGGTCCATCACTTTGGGAAATGCGTTTAGGCATTAACTACAAGTTCTAA